Part of the Vidua macroura isolate BioBank_ID:100142 chromosome 27, ASM2450914v1, whole genome shotgun sequence genome, AAAGGCACAGGCACAAAAAAGGTAAATCCTCCGTTTCGACAGAGTCAGATCGGGTACTGAAACCTGAACTGTCTGAAGACTGCAGccatttccagaagaaaaagcGATGCTCCCAAGAATCCCAGAGGAAATCCCTGTCTGCTGAGGAGGGAAGCAGCAGTAAAAAAGAAGACGGGGGTAACTCCTGCCAAGAGCACGGCAGCAAAAGACACAAGGCTGAGCTGCAACAGGTGCCTGGTGTGAGGAGGCGCTGCCCGGCTCAGTCCCAGGCCCGGAGCAGCTGCCggagccagcagagcagcggTGACGATGACAGTGACGAGGGCTCCCCTGGCAAGCACTGCCGCCAGAAGTCCCCGTCACAGTACAGCGATGACTACGACTCGGGCAGCGAGCACTCCCGCAGCCGCTCCCGCTCGGGCCGCAGGCACTCCTCACACAGGTCCTACTCCACCAGCTCGGACGCGTCCTCGGAGCACAGCCGCTACAGCCGCCACAGGAGCTACTCGGACGACAGCTACAGCGACTACAGCGACCGCTCCCGCTGCCACTCCAAGCGCTCCCAGGACTCGGAGGATGACTCCGACTACAACAGCTCAAACCACCGCTCAAAGCGGCGCAAATACTCCTCATCGGAAGATGACTACAGCTCAAGCAGGAGCAGGTCCAGGAGTCGGAGCAGGAGCCGAACCCACCCTCGAGGCAGGTCGAGATCGAGGAGCCGGGGCAGGAGccgcagcagcagctgcagccgcAGTCGGAGCAAGAGGAGGAGCCGCAGCGTGACAGGCCGCAGCTGGAAGCGCAGCCGCAGCTACAGCCGGGACCGCAGCCGCAGCACCCGCAGCCACTCGCAGAGGTCCCTGTCACGGAAGGGCTCACGGGGCCACGAGAGCCCCGAGGAGCGAAGGTCTGGCAGAAGGGACTTCATTAGGTCCAAGATCTATCGCTCCCAGTCTCCTCACTACTTCCGGACAGGCCGAGGTGAAGGGTCGCTGCTGAAGAAGGAGGATGGCAAAGGAGAGGATCTGAAAGGATCTAGCTCCCTGtcccagaacagcagcagctctggcatgGGGCGGGCCTCGGAAGGGGACTGCAGTCCTGAGGAGAGGAACTCTGTCACCGCAAAGCTGCTCTTGGAAAAGGTGCAGTCCAGGAAGGTTGAGAAGAAGCCCTGCGTCACTGACGAGATGCTGTCAGGGGCAAACAAAGTGGGCATAAAGCTCAAAGATCCTCCCCAGGGGTACTTTGGCCCCAAACTGCCTCCTTCCTTAGGCAACAAACCGGTTCTGCCCTTAATTGGGAAGTTGCCAACTATTCGGAAACCAAACTCCAAAAGATACGAGGAGTCTGGTTTGGAGaggggtgaggagcaggagctgtcagaTGCTGAGGATGGTTCCCAAGGCATGGAGGAGGGTCAGCTGGCTGGCCAGTCTCTCCTGGAAGATGTGGTGATGGTAATTCAGGACAAACCTCTGGATGAGCAGAAACGTGATGAAGCCTCTGTGGAGATGCCGTCCCTTTCCCTGGATGCTCCAGCGCTCCCTGAGTGCTTTGGCTCTGGAGATCTGGTCATGCCACACAACTTTCTCTCGGATCCGAGCGATGGTGATGGGCTGGAGCCTATGGACAGGGGCAACCAGCCAGTCCCAGTGGAAACCAGTATGATGCCCTTAGTTCCAGATGTTGAGCACTTTCCTGGCTACGTGCCTCAGAGCGGGGAGCCGAGCATGGAAGGAGATAGGGAAGGGGGAGAAGATTCCTCTCTAGCCCCGCTGGAGAGCCAGCCCATCACCTTCACGCCCGAGGAGATGGAGAAGTACAGCAAGCTGCAGCAGGCCgcccagcagcacatccagcagcagctgctggccaaGCAAGTGAAGGCCTTCCCTGCCTCAGCCGCCCTGGCGCCGGCCGCGCCCGCGCTCCAGCCCATCCACATCCAGCAGCCGGCCGCGGCGTCGGCCACGTCCATCACAACGGTGCAGCACGCCATCCTGCAGCACcacgccgctgccgccgccgccgccatcggCATCCACCCCCACCCGCACCCACAGCCCCTCGCTCAGGTCCACCACATCCCCCAGCCACACCTGACACCCATTTCTTTGTCCCACCTGACCCACTCAATTATTCCGGGACACCCCGCCACGTTCCTGGCCAGCCACCCCATCCACATCATTCCGGCGTCTGCTATCCACCCGGGCCCCTTCACCTTCCACCCTGTCCCTCACGCTCTCTACCCGACCCTCCTGGCTCCGAGGCCAGCagccgctgctgctgccacgGCCCTGCACCTCCACCCCCTGCTGCACCCCATTTTCTCAGGACAGGACTTGCAGCATCCACCCAGCCACGGCACATGAAGGACAAAATGAAGGAACCTCGGAGGAAGGAGAATATTTGGCGTTTTGGGAAGGGGTTGGAGTCAAGCCAGCGGGCAGGTGAGGCCTGAGCATTTCCTTTCACTCTTGAGCAGCCAAAGAAGCCGGGGGCTCGAGGACTGGCAGTTGGCTGTATCCCAGGGATGTCTCGCTCCGATCCTCCGTGCACGCAGCAGCGCCGCTCCAGAAGAACCATTTCACCTTTAGAACAGCGAGACACttggaaaggctttttttcccccctggaTTCTTACACTTGGTCATCTTCCTTCTGCCACCTTGTATATGATAAATGAGGTTTCATACACATGAATAGGATCtctaaaaatccttttaatgAGGTCATCTAATTAAAATAGCATGATTGAATCCGGCTTGTAATCGGCAATGGAACATTGGAGCTGtcagctgcagaggggctggaggccTCACTTTTCAAGCATTGCAGGAGGTTCCTTGGCCCCTGTCTCTGCAGACGTGGGTTTTTCTTGGTGTGAGCAGCAAAAATGGAAGTAAGGTCTTAGTGtaaagaggaggaggagctctgtgtgtgtgcccagAACTCCTGTCCTCCTCCATCCCACATCCATGTTCTCCTGCGCCAGGACCATGCCTGGACATCCCAGACTGGAGAGAGCTTCTTGGATGAGGGGTTGGGATTCCAGTCTGGGCTTTGACCACTCTTCTCctgaaaggggggaaaaaatcactcTGAATTCCATCTTCTGTGGGGTTGGGAAagaggcactgggatgggagagagaaggaaaatcctGTTAGGAATTGAAGCAATACAGAGGATGGAGGAGCGCGACCTGGATGTAAAACATGTTCTTTCCTCTGTAACACTGATGGTTTTCTTATTAatttatagga contains:
- the GPATCH8 gene encoding G patch domain-containing protein 8 isoform X1, with translation MADRFSRFNEDRDFQGNHFDQYEEGHLEIEQASLDKPIESDNIGHRLLQKHGWKLGQGLGKSLQGRTDPIPIVVKYDVMGMGRMEMELDYAEDATERRRVLEVEKEDTEELRQKYKDYVDKEKAIAKALEDLRANFYCELCDKQYQKHQEFDNHINSYDHAHKQRLKDLKQREFARNVSSRSRKDERKQEKALRRLHELAEQRRQPECAPGSGPMFRTTTVAVDEEGGDDDDSAANSSSFVQTSSGQATEMSTDRGFLNTGQGSVMPGQMSAQGSQAISFGIKSSLGTPLQKIGVSFSFAKKTPVKLETIASVFKDHVDESSSADGAKGDERGSSEAGSLQKSGEGEGTNNSDGKAEDDDQHDKDSGALASTLSKLKKMRREDGPTAVEPEYYHYIPPAHCKVKPNFQFLLFMKATEQTEAENVNKKNAHEVKKGSSPKPKPSKHTEKAAESTGQQKEQSTTETAAQQGKTERKDIPENENTQESKHLPESNPPEPDTAKEAPPPASGCRDGSEGPKHPTGPFFPVLSKDESTTLQWPSELLIFTKAEPSVSYSCNPLYFDFKLSRNKDAKGKGTEKSKDPGGLCKDNTQSTEPGEVSKAKEAESVGNSSAQKMENKSQSKQESGLGSVGKGEGEDSSKSITGKSKSGRSHKHKKKKKHKKSSRHKRKHKEEAEEKARKAELGEEKPKKRKRHRHKKGKSSVSTESDRVLKPELSEDCSHFQKKKRCSQESQRKSLSAEEGSSSKKEDGGNSCQEHGSKRHKAELQQVPGVRRRCPAQSQARSSCRSQQSSGDDDSDEGSPGKHCRQKSPSQYSDDYDSGSEHSRSRSRSGRRHSSHRSYSTSSDASSEHSRYSRHRSYSDDSYSDYSDRSRCHSKRSQDSEDDSDYNSSNHRSKRRKYSSSEDDYSSSRSRSRSRSRSRTHPRGRSRSRSRGRSRSSSCSRSRSKRRSRSVTGRSWKRSRSYSRDRSRSTRSHSQRSLSRKGSRGHESPEERRSGRRDFIRSKIYRSQSPHYFRTGRGEGSLLKKEDGKGEDLKGSSSLSQNSSSSGMGRASEGDCSPEERNSVTAKLLLEKVQSRKVEKKPCVTDEMLSGANKVGIKLKDPPQGYFGPKLPPSLGNKPVLPLIGKLPTIRKPNSKRYEESGLERGEEQELSDAEDGSQGMEEGQLAGQSLLEDVVMVIQDKPLDEQKRDEASVEMPSLSLDAPALPECFGSGDLVMPHNFLSDPSDGDGLEPMDRGNQPVPVETSMMPLVPDVEHFPGYVPQSGEPSMEGDREGGEDSSLAPLESQPITFTPEEMEKYSKLQQAAQQHIQQQLLAKQVKAFPASAALAPAAPALQPIHIQQPAAASATSITTVQHAILQHHAAAAAAAIGIHPHPHPQPLAQVHHIPQPHLTPISLSHLTHSIIPGHPATFLASHPIHIIPASAIHPGPFTFHPVPHALYPTLLAPRPAAAAAATALHLHPLLHPIFSGQDLQHPPSHGT
- the GPATCH8 gene encoding G patch domain-containing protein 8 isoform X2, with the translated sequence MGMGRMEMELDYAEDATERRRVLEVEKEDTEELRQKYKDYVDKEKAIAKALEDLRANFYCELCDKQYQKHQEFDNHINSYDHAHKQRLKDLKQREFARNVSSRSRKDERKQEKALRRLHELAEQRRQPECAPGSGPMFRTTTVAVDEEGGDDDDSAANSSSFVQTSSGQATEMSTDRGFLNTGQGSVMPGQMSAQGSQAISFGIKSSLGTPLQKIGVSFSFAKKTPVKLETIASVFKDHVDESSSADGAKGDERGSSEAGSLQKSGEGEGTNNSDGKAEDDDQHDKDSGALASTLSKLKKMRREDGPTAVEPEYYHYIPPAHCKVKPNFQFLLFMKATEQTEAENVNKKNAHEVKKGSSPKPKPSKHTEKAAESTGQQKEQSTTETAAQQGKTERKDIPENENTQESKHLPESNPPEPDTAKEAPPPASGCRDGSEGPKHPTGPFFPVLSKDESTTLQWPSELLIFTKAEPSVSYSCNPLYFDFKLSRNKDAKGKGTEKSKDPGGLCKDNTQSTEPGEVSKAKEAESVGNSSAQKMENKSQSKQESGLGSVGKGEGEDSSKSITGKSKSGRSHKHKKKKKHKKSSRHKRKHKEEAEEKARKAELGEEKPKKRKRHRHKKGKSSVSTESDRVLKPELSEDCSHFQKKKRCSQESQRKSLSAEEGSSSKKEDGGNSCQEHGSKRHKAELQQVPGVRRRCPAQSQARSSCRSQQSSGDDDSDEGSPGKHCRQKSPSQYSDDYDSGSEHSRSRSRSGRRHSSHRSYSTSSDASSEHSRYSRHRSYSDDSYSDYSDRSRCHSKRSQDSEDDSDYNSSNHRSKRRKYSSSEDDYSSSRSRSRSRSRSRTHPRGRSRSRSRGRSRSSSCSRSRSKRRSRSVTGRSWKRSRSYSRDRSRSTRSHSQRSLSRKGSRGHESPEERRSGRRDFIRSKIYRSQSPHYFRTGRGEGSLLKKEDGKGEDLKGSSSLSQNSSSSGMGRASEGDCSPEERNSVTAKLLLEKVQSRKVEKKPCVTDEMLSGANKVGIKLKDPPQGYFGPKLPPSLGNKPVLPLIGKLPTIRKPNSKRYEESGLERGEEQELSDAEDGSQGMEEGQLAGQSLLEDVVMVIQDKPLDEQKRDEASVEMPSLSLDAPALPECFGSGDLVMPHNFLSDPSDGDGLEPMDRGNQPVPVETSMMPLVPDVEHFPGYVPQSGEPSMEGDREGGEDSSLAPLESQPITFTPEEMEKYSKLQQAAQQHIQQQLLAKQVKAFPASAALAPAAPALQPIHIQQPAAASATSITTVQHAILQHHAAAAAAAIGIHPHPHPQPLAQVHHIPQPHLTPISLSHLTHSIIPGHPATFLASHPIHIIPASAIHPGPFTFHPVPHALYPTLLAPRPAAAAAATALHLHPLLHPIFSGQDLQHPPSHGT